The stretch of DNA CTACAGCGGCTAGCCCGGCCATTGTTGCAAATGCAAACGCGATTGGTAGTGAACACTACCACAACAGAACAGCCGAGTTCGCCCACTTGCGTCGGGCTCGATTGCAAACGACGGCACCACGCCGTGCGCAACGGACTACTGTCGATCTGAAATGCGTTGCAGAGACTTGGTGATAGAGTAAGTGTTGCGCAATGGAGATCGCCGTGTGCGGGAGCTATGCGGCAGACACAATCGTGGCGCGTCCTGTTGCATGCTCTCGAGTGGTAAGCGCTCAGAGAACGGCCTCTTCTCGGGATCCGGAGTGATGTCCGAGGCTGCCTTCGTGTGGTGATGGCACGGGAGGAGCAATGAATGGCGGAGCAATAGAGCGATCTGGCGAAGGGGATCGGGAATGGAAAGTCCATCTGGAGGCGGTGTCGTCGCGCGGGGTGACTGCGAAGGCGTACGCGCAGGAGCAGGGCCTTTCGTATCACGCGCTTAACCAGGCAGCGTCTGCGCAAGCTCGGGGAGTGGCCGTCGATGATGCGTCTGACAGAAGGTGTGTCGGTCTACCAATGTCGGAAGACGGTGGGGCTCCGGAAGTCGATTGATGGGCTGTCGGCGGCGGTGGAGCGAGTTCTCGGACTGGATCCTCTCGAAGAAGTGTCCTTCGTGTTCGCGGATCGGCGCAAGGACAAGATCAAGGTGCCGTACTGGGAGCGGAGCGGCTTCGTGCTCTTGTACAAGCGTCTGGAGAAGGCCCGGTTTCCTTGGCCTGCGTTCTATGGCGCAGCGACGCTTGTGCTGAGCGGCCGCGAGTTGGACTGGATTCTGGACGGGACCGACTTCTCCCGCACGCAGCCGCATGAGACGTTGCAATACCGTTCGGCCGCGTAGTGCGTTCGTGCGCAAAGCCCGTCAATGCTGAGTGATGTCGACGAGGCGTGAGGCTCTGCCTCTGGATCCCGAAGCGCTTCGCGCGTTCGTCACCGAGCAGCAATGCGAGACGGATGCGCGATGTGAGCAGCTCGAAGCGGTCCCCGCGCAGGTACGCGTGATTCGTCAACTGCGCCCGAAGTGCGCTTGTCCGCACTGCCGCAAGGGCGTGCACATCGCAGCGTCGCCGCCGTGATCCAGAGGCCGTCGCGTCGCTGTCGGTCCTGGCTCCGTGTGTAACGCGGGATCGGCGACGACATCACCCGGCCGCTGGACCTGTACGAGTATGACCCGTCGCGCAGTGCCGAGATCCCCAAGCGCCTGCCTCGAATCCGCACCCGTGGCCAGCGGTAGTCGGCTCGTGCACGACCGTGAATCAGGACCCTCCGGTCTTCGAGGCCAAAAACCCCGCCAGATGCCTCATCTGGGGGCGTACCCACTTGTCGTAGAAAGGCTCGTCTTCTTCCTTCCAATCGAAGAGCTTCGTTTCCGAACCGATTCCTGAAACTCCAGGCTTGGAATTGATCTCGATGAGATGAATGCTGCCTTCCGTGTCAAGGATGATATCGAGTCCGATCTCGATCAGTTCACCCGGGAAGCGACCTTCCAGATGTTTCGCAAGGTCGTGGGACACGCGTCGGATCTCTCTTTCCTTCGTGCGGCCAGCCTCAGCACCGAACAGGCTCTTGAAAAGATCTTCGCTGACGCGGATGGAGCCACCCTGGAAGATATTCGAAACATCACTGTCCACCGGAGCGAGGCGCGTTTCCATCAGCGAATGCCAGTCGTTTCCGTCATTCACCATCACAACGCGAATATCGAACACAGAGTCCTTGAAGCGTAGGGACTCGATGCCTTGTTGGACGACGTACTTCTTGTCGTCGCCGGCAACGTTCACCATGCCGACGGCCGATTCGAGCGTGATGGGCGAGAAGATGCGCTGGGTGCCGTAGTCGTAGTATTTCATGGAGATCTCGCTCCCGTCCTTTCGGAAGACGAAGATCTGGTTGCCCTTGTTTCCAGCTCGCGGCTTCACGAAGGCGAGGTTGGAGCGATCGAGGAAGGAATTGAGCTGTGCGGCCGACCCGATGAAGTCTTCGGTATGCGGATGAAGTGACGTATCGAACTCCCGCACGACGTGGTAGGTCTTGAGCTTGTTCGAAACGAGTTCAGAGAACTCGTAGGGGACGTAGACTGCGATATCGTTCTTTCGCACCCAGTTCTTGAAGCGGCGATACCCCATCCCCTGGTTGATCAGTTTGCGAGTTCCGTACGTCCAATTGGCATTGATGCGTGGAACCGCGTACCGATCGCGAACCATCCCTCGCCCTTCGACCCGGTAGCCCGGGACCTCGCCTTCTCCTGTCACGTCCTTTGGTGAATAAAGGAAGATGCCGATCCCCAAGGGCTCGAGTTGCTCGCTGATCAAGAAGGCGCGGTTGACCAGTGACGGACTGAGTTGCTCGATTGGATCCGTGTCCATCGTGCAGTTACAGAGCAAGCCGACGGTCTTCACGATTGTTGACATCGCGGGAACTCGGCAGCCGATCGCCCATCAGCGGATCGGGACGTAGTCGAAGCAGTCATCAGATCTCCACTCAGTTTCCTCATTCTCGCAGAATCAGTGCGGTTTCTCAGCACAACTCAGCGCACCGCTCGGCTTCATATGGTCCGGGCAGTCGGTCCGGTGTTAGGGCAATTGCATTGGATCCGCTGTTTGCGAGTCCGAATATCGCGCAGTTCGAGGCGAAGTTGCGCATCCCGAACGCGGGCATCGAAGATACCGAACCGCGCAAGGCCCTGACTCGCAAGCCGCTGCGAGGGCTCGCGGCCTGCGCCGGGATTGATGCGCACCACAACACCGAGATCACCATTCCCACCGGCGCGGACGCGACCTGTGACCGGATCCTGCACAATGCGCGCCTATACATGCTACAAAGCGACTCCAGAAGGAGGCAGACTAAGCCAGTCTGAACGTTTCAAGCTGCACGAGCGTTCACGATGATCGTGATGCGCAGTCACAGATTGCGAAGCGGGACACTGCCAAACACCTTGTCGATCCGAACGGTAGAACTGGAAGAGGCCTTACGTCGTTTGCTGTCTCGATATGCTTGAAAGATGCTCCGGCTACCTGCTCAGCCTAAAGGAAGAATATGAACCGACCCGCGAACGACAATGAGACTAACGCCAGGTCCAGGAATGGACCCGAGTTCTCGGGGGCGCT from bacterium encodes:
- the tnpB gene encoding IS66 family insertion sequence element accessory protein TnpB; this translates as MMRLTEGVSVYQCRKTVGLRKSIDGLSAAVERVLGLDPLEEVSFVFADRRKDKIKVPYWERSGFVLLYKRLEKARFPWPAFYGAATLVLSGRELDWILDGTDFSRTQPHETLQYRSAA